One genomic region from Anopheles coustani unplaced genomic scaffold, idAnoCousDA_361_x.2 scaffold_12_ctg1, whole genome shotgun sequence encodes:
- the LOC131271177 gene encoding E3 ubiquitin-protein ligase goliath, translated as MMSALSYQVNMNNFLSLLVGASLVAANSSPNHDISAPSQPTEFSNGVSSFALPAEDRMAFETSTFAHLNYSYVDAEGHLVELGGNESAKYGEGRVLNRTGILVHVSNSVNRSDHTGCSKHWNGTRGQPLPERHISWIALIRRGSCNFEDKVKHAFDHGAAGVIIYNDKDDPKLDKMKINDKERNITAVFTSKAMGHELIDIVELRGQEVVMHIIEGSRQFRSIGNINKASVLFVSISFIVLMIISLVWLVFYYVQRFRYLQTKDKQSKRLCSVAKRIIAKIPTKSIKSDDKEIDNDCCAICIEPYKVTDVIRVLPCKHEFHKACIDPWLLEHRTCPMCKMDILKHYGFVFTGSQESILQLDMDIEEGDLIDDRSSTDGGYQRRNSVSPLPQIRASSENQMSRSTSESDSDQDHLDSPQSSEHNTVRRNNGQSQCRLEAQDGTDICVGCLAAALNKNQRNLEYNNALDDEESDVCENSPHGSTSLPATLKKYKGNHSTGSCRGMNPADNPRDENRSNGAHQNKQHCKDIPEAQSRLPFKFYKTDRGQMRKVRTPLQNLLPQSISAPVDNESSLHVCIHEDPAQLTEPPSSMVKQAKNETEEPSQIQRNQYQTNAKRRCSLSRNSSCSSAEHRSVVTCEDLKLAIDYSNDEDISDETEPNSDNDLIVRRSTRGEEKEIRKK; from the exons ATGATGTCTGCTCTAAGCTATCAGGTTAACATGAACAACTTCCTATCGCTCTTGGTTGGCGCCTCGCTGGTGGCAGCTAACTCGTCGCCGAACCATGATATATCGGCCCCGTCGCAGCCAACCGAGTTCAGTAACGGCGTCTCTTCATTTGCTCTTCCGGCTGAAGACCGTATGGCCTTCGAGACCTCCACGTTTGCACACCTCAACTACAGCTACGTGGACGCAGAAGGACACTTGGTGGAGCTCGGGGGAAACGAAAGTGCTAAGTATGGCGAAGGTCGAGTTCTGAACAGAACCGGCATCCTGGTGCATGTTAGCAACAGTGTAAATCGGTCGGATCACACTGGTTGTTCAAAGCATTGGAATGGGACTCGCGGACAACCCCTGCCGGAGCGTCACATTTCTTGGATTGCACTCATACGGCGTGGTAGCTGCAACTTTGAGGATAAAGTAAAACATGCATTTGATCACGGTGCCGCTGGAGTTATTATCTATAACGATAAGGATGATCCTAAGCTGGATAAAATGAAGATTAACGATAAAGAAC GAAACATTACCGCGGTATTTACATCAAAAGCAATGGGTCATGAATTGATCGACATTGTTGAATTACGTGGCCAAGAAGTTGTTATGCATATTATTGAAGGTTCCCGTCAGTTTCGTAGCATTGGCAACATAAATAA AGCTTCCGTTTTATTCGTCTCTATTTCGTTCATTGTACTGATGATCATTTCTCTTGTCTGGTTGGTGTTTTATTACGTTCAACGTTTTCGATACCTGCAAACCAAAGATAAGCAATCA aaacGATTGTGCAGTGTTGCGAAGCGTATAATTGccaaaattccaacaaaaagTATTAAATCGGACGATAAG GAAATCGACAACGATTGCTGCGCCATTTGTATCGAACCATATAAAGTAACTGATGTGATACGTGTACTTCCATGCAA GCATGAGTTTCATAAGGCATGCATTGACCCTTGGCTACTGGAGCACCGCACATGCCCGATGTGCAAAATGGACATCCTCAAACACTATGGCTTTGTG TTTACGGGAAGTCAAGAGAGCATTCTTCAATTAGATATGGATATAGAAGAAGGTGATCTTATTGATGACCGAAGCAGTACAGATGGTGGATATCAGCGGCGAAACAGCGTCAGTCCGTTGCCGCAAATACGAGCGTCCAGTGAGAATCAG ATGTCGCGAAGCACTTCTGAGTCAGATTCGGACCAAGATCACCTTGATAGTCCGCAATCATCGGAACACAATACTGTTCGTCGGAATAATGGTCAAAGCCAATGTCGTCTAGAAGCTCAGGATGGAACCGATATTTGTGTGGGATGTCTCGCAGCAGCATTGAATAAAAATCAGCGTAATCTGGAGTATAATAACGCTCTGGACGATGAAGAAAGTGAT GTCTGTGAAAATAGCCCACATGGATCGACAAGCCTTCCAGCGACTCTTAAAAAGTACAAAGGAAATCATTCCACAGGATCGTGTCGCGGGATGAACCCTGCAGACAATCCTCGGGACGAAAACCGGAGTAATGGAGCTCATCAAAATAAGCAGCACTGTAAAGATATCCCCGAGGCACAATCAAGGCTTCCATTCAAATTCTACAAAACCGATCGCGGGCAGATGCGTAAAGTACGGACGCCACTCCAGAATCTACTTCCTCAGTCAATTTCGGCTCCTGTTGACAATGAAAGCTCCTTGCACGTTTGCATTCACGAAGATCCTGCCCAGTTAACAGAGCCGCCATCGTCAATGGTTAAACaggcaaagaatgaaacggAAGAACCTTCTCAGATACAAAGAAATCAATATCAGACTAACGCTAAGCGGCGTTGCTCGCTGTCACGTAATTCGTCGTGTTCGTCTGCGGAACACAGGAGTGTAGTGACGTGCGAAGATTTAAAGCTTGCCATTGACTACTCCAACGACGAAGACATTTCTGATGAAACTGAACCAAACAGTGATAATGATTTGATCGTTCGCCGATCGACACGTGGtgaggaaaaggaaatccGGAAAAAGTGA